GCGAAAAGTTTTGATTGGTTTGGTGATGGCACTGCTGTGTTTGTTCCGATGAAAGGTCATAGCGAAGGTTCGGTCGGACTATTTTTACATACAGAAAATGGAGATGTTTATTTTTTAACGGGAGATATCGTTTGGAGAAAAGAGGGATTCATAGAACTAAAACACAAACCACGTGGTGCTAGATGGATTGTTGACTATGATACCAAAGAACTTGGCGAAGAAATAACTCGTGTTCACAAACTCATCAAACAAAATCCTAAACTCATCGTGGTTCCGGCACATGATTTTGATACCCAAGAACCACTTGGGTTTTATCCAAAAGTGATCGGTGCAAACAAACTGATGACAATGGATTGATCCAAGACTGGATATCTCAATCGATAGAGATTTGGATCACAAAATTTAAACTTAAATATATTCCATCTTTGGTAGAAGTATAACCATTGATGGATGCCAAACTGATCCCTTATACATTACCGTTTGTGTCTATTTTTTCTACATTTGAATCCAAAGACTTCTTTTGCGTTAATAAGGATTTGATTCCTTGTAAGGATTGTTCCAATTGTTCGATTTCTTTTTCAATGGTTTCACGATTTTCCTGGATGGATGCGTGAAATCCATGCGCTTTTCCCATAAAGTTATGGTAATCTAGGGCGATTTGGTGAAGGGCAGAGTCCCATTGTTTTGGTAATATCCTTCTTTTTTTCCAATACATTTTTTGAACCCATTTGTATAGAAATTGCCCAACCCCAATGGCATGTAAAGGAACAAGGATGTAAAGAGACGCAATTACCACCTTAACATAAGAAACTTCATTAGAAAACAAACCCCAAAAATAAATCCAAAGGAAACCTAGAAAAATCACTGCACCGGTTAAATTTGCCTTGGGTGTACTTGGTGAGATAGAGTTAAAAATAGAAAGGAGGATGACAGAAAAGATGAGTAAAAGGAGAACTTCCCAAGGGACTAAAGTAAAAAACAAATCCCAAAACTTTTGAAAATTCTCCCAACTGGTTTTGATCTGATTGATCGTGGTTTGGATTTCAACAATTTGGTTTTGGATTTTTTGAAAGAAGTCTGTAATCGCTGACATGAACCAAATACTAAACAAAATCAAAAATCAGGCAAGTGGTTTCTTCACTCAATTCTTCTCACCTAGCACCACTCGAAATTTACTGATTCTTTATACCATTCTTGTGGTTCCCTTCTTTATTTACCATGAATTCCATTTACCTTGGCATTATATTTTTGTACTTTGTTTGGTCTCTTTATTTGTTGGCCTAATCATTACCTACCTAAGTTTGTATCTGATCCAATTGTATTGGAAAGAAACATTCCATCCATTGATTGAAATAGGAGTTTTGATCCTTTTCATATTTGCATTATGGTTAGCAGAAGTTTTGATTTTTGAAGCAGGCACAGTATTTTTGTTTATCTTCATCCTCATTGCTTTTTTCATTCGCATTTTGTCATTAGCGGAATATGCGAGACTCTTACTTGCATTTTGTCTTGTAGCTAGCAATGCATTGATTTCTTTTAAAGCTTTACAAGGTGCAGAAATTCTTTCTGCTTATTTACTATTCAAAAACAAATACCAAATTGAAGAAAAAGATCTAAATCAATGGCAAGTCACAAATACTAATGAATACTGGAATGAAGAATTACAGTTTGGTTTTAATTTACCAGAAGGAATGTACTTTTTTAAACCAGAAGACTTAACATTAGAAGATAAAACAGGGGTTGGGCAAATTGCAGGATTATTATCAGCGAGTGATAATGATGCAAATAGGTATCCCTTTGTTCGGATTTTTTATTTTCCTGATTATGTAGGTTTTCAAAAAGAACAAGCAGTTCAAGAATTTTCAGAATTTTTACAAATCCAAGTAAGTAAAGGTGACATTGAAGATTTACAAGAAATCCAACAAAAGGAAATTCAAGAATCTATTTTAGTCTCAAAGTTTTGGACTTTTTACGATTTGTTGCGACCTAGGTATTCAAAAACTGGATTTATGATTTTGGAAACCAGGAACCACGACAAATTATTATTACACATCACAGAGAATCTAGAAAAAGGAGAAATTCACGAACAAACAATTCGTGAATTTTTGACTTCAATTCGATTCAGCAATTGATTGTAATGCGATTAATGACAATGGGTCAACAATTACACCATTGATCTTGGCACCAAGATGTAAATGAGGTCCTGTGGACATACCTGTGGAACCAACAGTTCCGATCGGTTGTCCTTGTTTTACAACATCACCTACTTTCACTTTGATTTCATCTTGGTGCATATAAAATGAAAAGATTTTGTTACCGTGGTCAATGATTGTAAAGTTTCCTTCATAATATGTTTTTTGTGCTAAAACAACTGTCCCATCTTGAATGGCATGAATAGGTGTCCCTAATTTTCCACGAAAATCTACACCAGCATGAGGCCGACCTTGTTTGTTATTATAATCTCGCCTAACATAAAATTTACTAGTTATGTAAATTGTATCAAGTGGATTTTTAAAGTTTTTTTGGAACTGTAACTGACTAGATTTATTAAAGGCAATTTCCTTCGCATTTTTACATTCTTGAATAAAATCTAAAATGTCCTTTGGTAACTCTTTGGTAACAAACTTATCATCAACTTTGATTTGTTGGTTTTTTTTGATCACTTGGAACTTAGTTGGTTCTAAGATGATTTGGTATTGTTTTTGTCCACGTTTCACAAAAAAGATTTTAGATACAATTTCTAAGGTCATTGCTCCAGCAGGTGTATCTGGTGAAATAGGTAAAAATGCGATCATACTCTTTTCACGTTTTGTGAGAATGACATCTTTTCCTAACCAACTGACTTTAAATGATTCATTGATCCATTTTTTATCCTTTGGAGTTAATCTTAAAAAGATCACTTCGCCACGACCAAAACGACGTGCTTCCATCAAAAGAGAAAAATTTCTCTCTTCTTTTTTCACAAAATAGTTTCCAGAACTTATGGTTTGTTTTGGAGATTTTTTTTTGACTTCGCGAGATTCAGCAGGAACAGCTTGGACAAAAAATATAATAAGAGATAAAATAGAAATAGAACGAACCATCATTCCAAATTTCGGCTATTTTGTTTTCGCGGATTCGTTAAATTTTTTTACAAACGCTACAAATTCTGGTTCTGGGAGTGGTTTGCTATACAAATAACCTTGGATCATGTGACAACCTAGGTCATGGAGTAAGTCTCTTTGGGCAGGATTTTCAACTCCCTCCGCAATGACTTCCAAACCAAGAGAATGTGCCATGTTGATGATGGCCTTACAAATGGCTCTATCATCTTCATTCAGTTCTAAATCAACTACAAAAGAACGGTCAATTTTGATCACATCGGCATTGATTTTTTTTAGATAACTCAAAGAACTATAACCTGTTCCAAAATCATCGATAGAAACTTTAATTCCGAGTTCGGACAAATACTCAAATGCTTCGATACTTTTTTCCGGATTTTCCATGATGGAACTTTCTGTTAGTTCCAATTCAATTTCTTCAGGATTGATTCCATATTGTAAAATGGTTGCTTGTACTCGATGAGACCAGTTAGCACGTGCTAATTGTTTACCGCTTACATTAATACTCAGAGGAAAACTTGGTAAATCCATTTCGCACCAAGTTTTTTTCAAACGACAAGCTTCTTCTAAAACCCAATCACCAATCCTTTCGATAATGCCCGAATCTTCTGCAACTGGGATGAATTCAATCGGCGGAACCCAACCCCGCTCAGGGTGTTTCCAGCGGATCAGTGCTTCAGCTCCACACACTTGGTTTGTGATTGTGGATATTT
The sequence above is a segment of the Leptospira sp. WS39.C2 genome. Coding sequences within it:
- a CDS encoding M23 family metallopeptidase, translating into MMVRSISILSLIIFFVQAVPAESREVKKKSPKQTISSGNYFVKKEERNFSLLMEARRFGRGEVIFLRLTPKDKKWINESFKVSWLGKDVILTKREKSMIAFLPISPDTPAGAMTLEIVSKIFFVKRGQKQYQIILEPTKFQVIKKNQQIKVDDKFVTKELPKDILDFIQECKNAKEIAFNKSSQLQFQKNFKNPLDTIYITSKFYVRRDYNNKQGRPHAGVDFRGKLGTPIHAIQDGTVVLAQKTYYEGNFTIIDHGNKIFSFYMHQDEIKVKVGDVVKQGQPIGTVGSTGMSTGPHLHLGAKINGVIVDPLSLIALQSIAESN